GAAGTAAATTTTTTAATTCTGTAGCCGATAGTTGTCCTGGAGCCGAAGCTTGCATCCCCGAGCCAAAAGAAGCTGCTGAACCTACCAGCTCACCGCCAATCCTGCTTAAGATACCTAAAGGCCCCATAGCTATAGTAATAAATGGTTTTTGTGCATAAGTTGCCTTCATTTTTGCTGCTACTTGTAGCAGGCGTAGGACATCTTCTGCATCGCGAGGCATTACTGCCAGCTTCGCAATATCTGCTCCTGCATCTTGCATCCCCTTGAGACGTGATAACATATCATCGTTCGTTGGGGTAGTTTGAAAATCATGATTCGATAATATAACCATAACATGGCGTTTGCTTGCTTGTCGTACTAATTTATCTCGAATCTTTTTTTCTGTAAAGAATTCAATATCAATTAAATCGATAAGTCCAGATTCTATCGCTTGGTTCAACAGCTGATCATAGTATTCCAGAGTTACTTCTTTCTGTCCCCCTTCTTTATAAGTTCGAAATGTAAAAAGTAAAGGTACATCTTCTATCAAGGGTCTTATTTGAGCTAACACACGGAGAATTTCTTCCAGATTATCTCCAGCTGATAAAGCATCTGCACGCCATTCCATCATATCAGGCTTCTCCCGTTTGGCTTCTGTTATTTCCTGTTTAATCTCTTGTAATGTTGCCCCCATGATTGGAACAATAATTTTTGGCATGCCTTCTCCTATATGTACATCTTTCACTGTGACCGTCTCCATGTTTTTCTCTCCTTTATGTTATTTTTAATTAACATATGATTTCCACAACGCTTATTACAAACTTTCTAGCCTAAACACCATGTCTGGTCTCATTTCGTGTACACTGTCTATTTATATTAAAATCATCATTGTGATCCTTTGCTTTCATTGATACCTTATTATAATAGCAATAGGTAGGATTGCCAACTAGATATTTTTTCAAGTGCAAGTCTCTATTTTTTCGCTTATAATGAATAAAATAAGATGAACCAGTAGCCTTTCTTTTATCAAAATTAAACAGAAGGCATTGAACCAACATGCTGAAAGAGCTTTTTGCGTGTGA
This genomic interval from Virgibacillus pantothenticus contains the following:
- the aroD gene encoding type I 3-dehydroquinate dehydratase — protein: METVTVKDVHIGEGMPKIIVPIMGATLQEIKQEITEAKREKPDMMEWRADALSAGDNLEEILRVLAQIRPLIEDVPLLFTFRTYKEGGQKEVTLEYYDQLLNQAIESGLIDLIDIEFFTEKKIRDKLVRQASKRHVMVILSNHDFQTTPTNDDMLSRLKGMQDAGADIAKLAVMPRDAEDVLRLLQVAAKMKATYAQKPFITIAMGPLGILSRIGGELVGSAASFGSGMQASAPGQLSATELKNLLQMMHRYLQK